The Haloarchaeobius amylolyticus genome window below encodes:
- a CDS encoding TlpA family protein disulfide reductase, with protein MRASRRRLLTAGATGLAGLAGCLGSLGGTGGGPGPGELDALDVGGSPGGVVPVHPPEQVVVLDFFATWCAPCKPQMAELRSVREVVGEDVFVLSITAETDRDTVAAFWTEYEGTWPVAIDASGETARSHDVRGLPTMLVFPPGAGAGEDAWRHTGLAAADDVLAAIEQAQSTATATTDA; from the coding sequence ATGCGCGCCTCCAGACGCCGACTGCTCACCGCGGGTGCCACCGGGCTGGCCGGGCTGGCGGGCTGTCTGGGAAGTCTCGGCGGCACCGGCGGCGGCCCCGGCCCGGGCGAACTCGACGCCCTCGACGTGGGTGGCTCGCCCGGCGGCGTCGTCCCGGTCCACCCGCCCGAGCAGGTCGTCGTCCTCGACTTCTTCGCGACGTGGTGTGCGCCGTGCAAGCCCCAGATGGCGGAACTCCGGTCCGTCCGCGAGGTGGTCGGCGAGGACGTGTTCGTCCTCTCCATCACGGCTGAGACCGACCGCGACACCGTCGCGGCGTTCTGGACCGAGTACGAGGGCACCTGGCCGGTCGCCATCGACGCCAGTGGCGAGACCGCCCGGAGCCACGACGTGCGCGGGCTGCCGACGATGCTGGTCTTCCCGCCCGGTGCCGGGGCGGGCGAGGATGCCTGGCGCCACACCGGCCTTGCCGCGGCCGACGACGTGCTCGCGGCCATCGAACAGGCGCAGTCGACGGCGACGGCGACGACCGACGCGTAG
- a CDS encoding sensor histidine kinase: protein MSTGTNSVGNYELLHEVAQAVASADSFEAALADTVALVCRSTAWMYGEVWTVDADRDELVPSDVWYGSGDAVAAFRRVTEQTTFPATVGLPGRVWATGEVEWIPDVSDTSPEFFIRATAAQDAGLKAAVGVPIVDLDEVIAVLVFFTGEPKPTDERWVRLVSTIGILGGLYARKERVAELAEQAEELEERIEASPVGVVVFDPEKRVVDVNAQATQILGLAEADLRETGYDERRLEYLDSEGHPVEQDEMPVARVLETGSPVRGSQLGLATPQGDRWLLVNAAPVTDDRGVVEEVVVVIEDMTSRHSWEEEIERQNERLSQFASAVSHDLRNPLSTAATALALAREDPSDRNFDMVERALGRMDAIIDDVLQLAREGRTVISPTAVSLAAMAGQAWESIQPPDATLEVVGDLTVVADPDRLQRLLENLFRNSIEHGGPAVTVRIGATADGFFVEDDGPGIPAAERDTVFELGYTTGDSGTGFGLAIVREIVNAHDWEICVTGNDAGGARFEVTVG, encoded by the coding sequence ATGTCTACCGGGACGAACAGCGTCGGGAACTACGAGCTCCTCCACGAGGTCGCCCAGGCGGTCGCGAGTGCCGACTCGTTCGAGGCCGCGCTGGCGGACACCGTCGCGCTCGTATGTCGCTCGACCGCCTGGATGTACGGTGAGGTGTGGACCGTCGATGCCGACCGCGACGAACTCGTCCCGAGCGACGTCTGGTACGGGTCGGGCGACGCGGTGGCGGCCTTCCGGCGGGTCACCGAGCAGACGACGTTCCCGGCCACGGTCGGCCTGCCGGGGCGGGTGTGGGCCACCGGCGAGGTCGAGTGGATCCCCGACGTCTCCGACACCTCCCCGGAGTTCTTCATCCGCGCGACCGCGGCCCAGGACGCCGGGCTCAAGGCCGCCGTCGGCGTCCCCATCGTGGACCTCGACGAGGTCATCGCCGTCCTCGTCTTCTTCACGGGTGAACCGAAACCGACCGACGAGCGCTGGGTCCGGCTCGTCTCGACCATCGGCATCCTCGGGGGGCTCTACGCCCGCAAGGAGCGCGTCGCCGAGCTCGCCGAGCAGGCGGAGGAACTCGAAGAGCGCATCGAGGCCAGCCCGGTCGGCGTCGTCGTGTTCGACCCGGAGAAGCGCGTGGTCGACGTGAACGCGCAGGCGACCCAGATACTGGGCCTCGCCGAGGCGGACCTGCGCGAGACGGGGTACGACGAACGCCGACTCGAGTACCTCGACAGCGAGGGCCACCCGGTCGAACAGGACGAGATGCCGGTCGCGCGGGTCCTCGAGACCGGGTCGCCAGTCCGGGGGAGCCAGCTGGGCCTCGCGACGCCGCAGGGGGACCGCTGGCTCCTGGTCAACGCCGCCCCCGTGACCGACGACCGTGGCGTGGTCGAGGAGGTGGTCGTCGTCATCGAGGACATGACCAGCCGGCACAGCTGGGAGGAGGAGATCGAACGCCAGAACGAGCGGCTCTCGCAGTTCGCCAGCGCCGTCTCCCACGACCTCCGCAACCCGCTGTCGACGGCCGCGACCGCGCTGGCACTCGCCCGGGAGGACCCGTCGGACCGGAACTTCGACATGGTCGAGCGCGCCCTCGGCCGGATGGACGCCATCATCGACGACGTCCTCCAGCTCGCCCGGGAGGGACGGACCGTCATCTCGCCGACCGCGGTCTCGCTGGCCGCGATGGCCGGGCAGGCGTGGGAGTCGATCCAGCCGCCCGACGCCACCCTCGAGGTCGTCGGCGACCTGACCGTCGTCGCGGACCCGGACCGCCTCCAGCGCCTGCTCGAGAACCTCTTTCGCAACAGCATCGAACACGGCGGGCCCGCGGTCACGGTGCGTATCGGCGCGACCGCGGACGGCTTCTTCGTCGAGGACGACGGTCCCGGCATCCCGGCCGCGGAGCGCGACACCGTGTTCGAGCTGGGCTACACGACCGGCGACTCCGGTACCGGCTTCGGCCTCGCCATCGTCCGGGAGATCGTCAACGCACACGACTGGGAGATCTGCGTGACCGGAAACGACGCGGGCGGGGCTCGCTTCGAGGTGACGGTCGGGTAG
- the crcB gene encoding fluoride efflux transporter CrcB, whose amino-acid sequence MVDVAPAYLVGVGGAFGAVLRHWVYTRLKREGDPVPRATLTVNVLGSFVLGLVTFAGAGGDVALFVGTGACGAFTTFSSFGFETVDRWDSGQRRAATSNAVGTLVLSLAAVAVGWLVAGVLP is encoded by the coding sequence ATGGTAGACGTTGCACCCGCGTATCTGGTCGGGGTCGGGGGCGCTTTCGGGGCGGTGCTGCGCCACTGGGTGTACACACGCCTCAAGCGCGAGGGCGACCCGGTGCCGCGGGCGACCCTGACGGTGAACGTCCTCGGGAGCTTCGTCCTCGGGCTGGTGACCTTCGCCGGCGCGGGCGGCGACGTGGCGCTGTTCGTCGGGACCGGTGCGTGTGGCGCCTTCACCACGTTCTCCAGTTTCGGCTTCGAGACCGTGGACCGGTGGGACTCGGGACAACGGCGGGCGGCGACGTCGAACGCGGTCGGGACCCTGGTGCTGTCGCTGGCTGCGGTCGCGGTCGGGTGGCTGGTGGCGGGCGTCCTGCCGTGA
- the ribH gene encoding 6,7-dimethyl-8-ribityllumazine synthase, whose protein sequence is MTSLGLVVAEFNAPVTEQMEEAAREAAASAGADIVETVYVPGAYDSPLAADRLARRDDVDAVAVLGAIVTGDTDHDQVIGHATAQKLTDVSLERDKPVTLGIIGPGMSAAEAYERVENAESAVEGAVKLVERL, encoded by the coding sequence ATGACCTCGCTCGGACTGGTGGTCGCGGAGTTCAACGCGCCCGTCACGGAGCAGATGGAGGAGGCCGCCCGCGAGGCGGCCGCGTCGGCCGGTGCTGACATCGTCGAGACGGTGTACGTCCCGGGTGCGTACGATTCGCCGCTCGCGGCGGACCGTCTGGCCCGCCGCGACGACGTGGACGCGGTCGCGGTCCTCGGTGCCATCGTCACCGGCGACACCGACCACGACCAGGTCATCGGGCACGCGACGGCCCAGAAGTTGACCGACGTGAGCCTGGAGCGGGACAAGCCCGTCACGCTCGGCATCATCGGTCCGGGGATGAGCGCGGCCGAGGCGTACGAACGCGTCGAGAACGCGGAATCGGCCGTCGAGGGTGCTGTCAAACTGGTAGAACGACTATGA
- a CDS encoding Mov34/MPN/PAD-1 family protein, producing MGLFDRFFRRKAVVGIARDTIEFALEAAEDTHPNEYMGMLRGTDARKLGLDMDGHVVTDVLVIPGTTSNPVSATLDSNMIPNDMRALGSIHSHPNGVLRPSDADLATFGQGTAHIIMGAPYREGDWRAFDQEGEPRDLPVLDVDLPDPESFFDFTQADIDAELRD from the coding sequence ATGGGACTGTTCGACCGGTTCTTCAGACGCAAGGCGGTCGTGGGCATCGCCCGCGACACCATCGAGTTCGCGCTGGAGGCCGCGGAGGACACCCACCCGAACGAGTACATGGGCATGCTCCGGGGGACCGACGCCCGGAAACTGGGCCTCGACATGGACGGCCACGTCGTCACCGACGTGCTCGTCATCCCGGGCACCACCTCCAACCCGGTGAGTGCGACGCTCGACTCCAACATGATTCCGAACGACATGCGCGCACTCGGGAGCATCCACTCCCACCCCAACGGCGTCCTCCGGCCGAGCGACGCGGACCTCGCGACGTTCGGGCAGGGGACCGCCCACATCATCATGGGGGCGCCCTACCGCGAGGGCGACTGGCGGGCGTTCGACCAGGAGGGCGAGCCACGCGACCTCCCGGTGCTGGACGTCGACCTGCCCGACCCGGAATCCTTCTTCGACTTCACGCAAGCGGACATCGACGCGGAACTGCGAGATTGA
- a CDS encoding pyridoxal phosphate-dependent aminotransferase translates to MSMEFADRVTRVEPSATLAISNKASALEADGVDVVDLSVGAPDFPTPENIVQAAEDAMEAGHTGYTSSNGIPDLKEAIVEKLHGDGLEQYGSENIIVTPGAKQALYEVIQALIDDGDEVVLLDPAWVSYEAMVKMAGGSLNRVDLSDADFQLEPALDDLADAVSDDTELLVVNSPSNPTGAVYSDAALEGVRDLAVEHDFAVISDEIYKEITYGVEMTSLGTLEGMEDRTITVNGFSKAYSMTGWRLGYFAAPEELVSEAGKLHSHSVSCATNFVQHAGVEALRNTDEAVAEMRDAFEERRDLLVDLFAEHGVDVAVPDGAFYMMLPVDEDDTAWCEGAIEDAHVATVPGSAFGTPGYARLSYAASEERLREGVERLADAGYL, encoded by the coding sequence ATGAGCATGGAATTCGCAGACCGCGTAACGAGAGTCGAACCGTCCGCAACCCTGGCCATCTCGAACAAGGCGTCGGCGCTGGAGGCCGACGGCGTGGACGTGGTGGACCTGAGCGTCGGCGCGCCGGACTTCCCGACGCCGGAGAACATCGTGCAGGCCGCCGAGGACGCCATGGAAGCCGGCCACACCGGCTACACGTCCTCGAATGGTATCCCGGACCTCAAGGAGGCCATCGTGGAGAAGCTCCACGGCGACGGCCTCGAACAGTACGGCTCGGAGAACATCATCGTGACCCCGGGCGCCAAGCAGGCGCTGTACGAGGTCATCCAGGCCCTCATCGACGACGGCGACGAGGTCGTCCTCCTCGACCCGGCGTGGGTGTCCTACGAGGCGATGGTGAAGATGGCCGGCGGCTCGCTGAACCGCGTCGACCTCTCGGATGCGGACTTCCAGCTCGAACCGGCACTCGACGACCTCGCCGACGCCGTCAGCGACGACACCGAACTCCTCGTCGTGAACTCGCCGTCGAACCCGACCGGCGCGGTCTACTCCGACGCCGCACTCGAGGGCGTGCGCGACCTCGCCGTCGAACACGACTTCGCGGTCATCTCCGACGAGATCTACAAGGAGATCACCTACGGCGTCGAGATGACGAGCCTGGGCACGCTCGAGGGCATGGAAGACCGCACCATCACGGTCAACGGCTTCTCCAAGGCCTACTCGATGACCGGCTGGCGCCTGGGCTACTTCGCCGCCCCCGAGGAACTCGTCAGCGAGGCGGGCAAGCTCCACAGCCACTCCGTCTCCTGTGCGACGAACTTCGTCCAGCACGCGGGCGTCGAGGCGCTCCGGAACACCGACGAGGCCGTCGCCGAGATGCGCGACGCCTTCGAGGAGCGCCGCGACCTGCTCGTCGACCTGTTCGCCGAACACGGCGTCGACGTGGCCGTCCCGGACGGCGCGTTCTACATGATGCTGCCCGTCGATGAAGACGACACCGCGTGGTGCGAGGGGGCCATCGAGGACGCTCACGTCGCCACCGTCCCGGGCAGTGCCTTCGGCACGCCGGGCTACGCGCGGCTCTCCTACGCGGCCAGCGAGGAGCGCCTGCGCGAGGGCGTCGAGCGGCTGGCTGACGCCGGCTACCTGTAG
- a CDS encoding DUF3179 domain-containing protein, translating into MERRRFLERLGTAGLAGAGFAGSVGLAGCLQLGAQEAGVSTGPAPAGPGRPSAADLPVPKSDLVRGALKDAIPAITEPAFADDWAGIRFEARTEFGEVLPIEPRLHPKDEVIGLAVDGVARAYPLRVMRWHEIVNDVVTDDPLAVTFCPLCGSSVVAEREVAGEATVFGVSGWLWHSDLVMYDEATESLWSQVIATAIRGPRTGDELPLRPATRTTLEQWRAAHPDTEVLLPAPESLTVKGAVTRDVNRDPYAGYEYSAVIGLENTDFDDDRLHPKALVIGVVAGDVTRAYPLSHVADAGIVQDVVGGLPVVVAATDDGTLVAYDRRLDGETLRFRQGPTGDLRAGGSRWTLASGRAIDGPFEGRTLASATPYPPMFWFAWASFAPETGVYG; encoded by the coding sequence ATGGAGCGACGACGCTTCCTCGAACGGCTGGGTACGGCCGGGCTCGCCGGCGCCGGGTTCGCGGGGAGCGTCGGCCTCGCGGGCTGTCTCCAGCTGGGCGCACAGGAGGCGGGCGTCTCGACCGGCCCGGCACCTGCCGGCCCGGGGCGGCCGAGTGCGGCCGACCTGCCGGTCCCGAAGTCCGACCTCGTCCGGGGGGCACTGAAGGACGCCATCCCGGCCATCACGGAACCCGCCTTCGCCGACGACTGGGCCGGCATCCGGTTCGAGGCCCGCACCGAGTTCGGCGAGGTGCTGCCCATCGAGCCGCGACTCCACCCGAAGGACGAGGTCATCGGCCTCGCAGTCGACGGGGTCGCGCGGGCGTACCCCCTGCGGGTCATGCGCTGGCACGAGATCGTCAACGATGTGGTCACGGACGACCCGCTGGCCGTCACCTTCTGTCCCCTCTGCGGGTCGAGCGTGGTCGCCGAGCGCGAGGTGGCGGGCGAGGCGACGGTCTTCGGCGTCTCGGGCTGGCTCTGGCACTCGGACCTGGTGATGTACGACGAGGCGACCGAGAGCCTCTGGAGCCAGGTCATCGCGACCGCCATCCGGGGACCGCGGACCGGCGACGAGTTGCCGCTGCGGCCGGCCACCCGGACGACCCTCGAACAGTGGCGCGCGGCCCACCCCGACACCGAGGTCCTCCTCCCGGCGCCCGAGTCGCTGACGGTGAAGGGTGCGGTCACGCGGGACGTGAACCGCGACCCCTACGCCGGCTACGAGTACTCGGCGGTCATCGGGCTGGAGAACACCGACTTCGACGACGACCGGCTGCACCCGAAGGCGCTGGTCATCGGCGTCGTCGCGGGCGACGTGACGCGAGCGTATCCACTCTCGCACGTCGCCGACGCGGGCATCGTGCAGGACGTGGTCGGCGGGCTCCCGGTCGTCGTCGCCGCGACCGACGACGGCACCCTGGTCGCCTACGACCGCCGACTCGACGGCGAGACGCTGCGGTTCAGGCAGGGGCCGACCGGCGACCTCCGGGCCGGTGGCTCGCGCTGGACCCTCGCGTCCGGGCGGGCCATCGACGGTCCGTTCGAGGGGCGGACGCTGGCGTCGGCGACGCCCTACCCGCCGATGTTCTGGTTCGCGTGGGCCTCCTTCGCGCCCGAGACGGGGGTGTACGGATGA
- a CDS encoding DUF3179 domain-containing (seleno)protein, whose translation MTRRAGSGAPHSRRRVLAALATGVAGSIAGCAGFGAGGEPDMGTTTRDETRTPGPYTDLSLAEQGFPATICSEEVIPAALAEIDDPAYASDWGDHEIPAQYGPDRTIGDSRTVVGLEHDGEARAYPLSILWYHEVVDDWLGDLPVLVTYCPICTSGLVADRRVGGRAEATNFQATGLLWRPPGVQTGAAEDAGRAWAASVNDSSPDQRVRVAGNLVLADDATGSYWSQLLGEAICGPLGGERLDIVPSTITDWRTWRREQPETTVVLPPPHSGTRSPSGGGDASARREPGTRS comes from the coding sequence ATGACCCGACGGGCTGGCTCGGGGGCGCCCCACTCTCGCCGCCGGGTGCTCGCCGCGCTGGCGACCGGGGTCGCTGGTAGCATCGCGGGCTGTGCAGGGTTCGGGGCCGGTGGCGAACCTGACATGGGGACCACGACCCGAGACGAGACGCGGACGCCCGGCCCCTACACCGACCTCTCGCTGGCCGAACAGGGCTTCCCCGCGACCATCTGCTCGGAAGAGGTGATTCCCGCTGCCCTCGCCGAGATAGACGACCCCGCGTACGCGAGCGACTGGGGCGACCACGAGATTCCGGCCCAGTACGGCCCCGACCGCACCATCGGCGACTCACGGACCGTCGTCGGGCTGGAACACGACGGGGAGGCGCGGGCCTACCCGCTCTCGATACTCTGGTACCACGAGGTCGTCGACGACTGGCTCGGGGACCTGCCCGTGCTGGTCACGTACTGCCCCATCTGCACGTCCGGGCTCGTCGCGGACCGACGCGTCGGCGGGCGGGCCGAGGCGACCAACTTCCAGGCGACCGGCCTGCTCTGGCGCCCGCCCGGCGTCCAGACCGGCGCCGCCGAGGACGCCGGCAGAGCCTGGGCTGCGTCGGTGAACGACAGCTCGCCGGACCAGCGGGTGCGGGTCGCCGGCAACCTCGTACTGGCCGACGACGCGACCGGCAGCTACTGGAGTCAGTTGCTCGGGGAGGCCATCTGCGGGCCCCTCGGCGGAGAGCGGCTCGATATCGTCCCGTCGACGATAACGGACTGGCGGACGTGGCGGCGAGAACAGCCGGAGACGACGGTGGTGCTCCCCCCACCGCACTCGGGGACCAGGTCGCCGTCGGGCGGCGGCGACGCGAGTGCGAGACGTGAACCCGGAACGCGGTCCTAG
- a CDS encoding DHH family phosphoesterase: MTSDSVGDAADDDGGDTVVYDLAPDCTVEDVEEETPYLATVNGIVEYGVFVDLSDSVSGLVHESKLSGTYAVGDELVVELENVREDGDMSFETVDLEDFVVQPVSHEYRPTATTALDASLGEQVHVEGVVTQIKQTGGPTIFQVRDAHGVVPAAAFESAGVRAYPDVAVDDVVRVTGIVETREGTTQLEVGSLTQLEGEEAEQVQTRLDDALETWAEPHEVEPLVEWDAFEKLRDDLREVARLLRKTVIEGRPIRVRHHADGDGMCASVPVQKAIERFIAEVHEDPEAPRHLFKRLPSKAPFYEMEDATRDLNYALEDRAKHGQKLPLVLMLDNGSTEEDVPAYETLAHYDIPIVAVDHHHPDPEAVEPLLSAHVNPYTYGEDYRITTGMMCVELARMIYPDMTEEIRHVPAVAGLADRSKAEVMEDYLDLAAEEGYDEDDLRDISEALDYVAHWLRYDSGRHLIDDVLNVACDDRDRHEELVDFLAGRARDEVEDQLDAAMPHLEHENLDNGAHLYRIDVENYAHRFTYPAPGKTTGEIHDRKVQETGDPVITIGYGPDFAVLRSDGVRLDIPRMVTELDEEIVGGGVSGGGHLVVGSIKFVKGRREEVIDALVEKMAEADIDEDVSSMSALSDD, encoded by the coding sequence ATGACATCCGACTCTGTCGGCGACGCCGCCGACGACGACGGGGGCGACACCGTCGTGTACGACCTCGCTCCCGATTGTACCGTCGAGGACGTCGAGGAGGAGACCCCCTACCTCGCGACCGTCAACGGTATCGTCGAATACGGCGTCTTCGTCGACCTCTCTGATTCGGTCTCCGGACTCGTCCACGAGTCCAAACTCAGCGGCACCTACGCGGTCGGTGACGAGCTCGTCGTCGAGCTCGAGAACGTCCGCGAGGACGGCGACATGTCCTTCGAGACCGTCGACCTCGAGGACTTCGTCGTCCAGCCCGTCAGCCACGAGTACCGTCCGACGGCGACCACCGCGCTCGACGCGAGCCTCGGCGAACAGGTCCACGTCGAGGGCGTCGTCACGCAGATCAAGCAGACCGGCGGCCCGACCATCTTCCAGGTCCGGGACGCACACGGCGTCGTCCCGGCGGCCGCGTTCGAGTCCGCCGGCGTCCGGGCCTACCCCGACGTCGCGGTCGACGACGTGGTCCGCGTCACCGGCATCGTCGAGACCCGCGAGGGCACGACCCAGCTCGAGGTCGGGAGCCTGACCCAGCTCGAGGGCGAGGAGGCCGAGCAGGTCCAGACCCGCCTCGACGACGCGCTCGAGACGTGGGCCGAACCCCACGAGGTCGAGCCACTCGTCGAGTGGGACGCGTTCGAGAAGCTCCGCGACGACCTCCGCGAGGTCGCCCGCCTGCTGCGAAAGACCGTCATCGAGGGCCGCCCCATCCGCGTCCGCCACCACGCCGACGGCGACGGGATGTGCGCCTCCGTGCCGGTCCAGAAGGCCATCGAGCGCTTCATCGCCGAGGTCCACGAGGACCCCGAGGCGCCCCGTCACCTGTTCAAGCGCCTCCCCTCGAAGGCGCCCTTCTACGAGATGGAGGACGCCACCCGCGACCTGAACTACGCGCTCGAGGACCGCGCGAAGCACGGCCAGAAGCTCCCGCTCGTCCTCATGCTCGACAACGGGTCGACCGAGGAGGACGTGCCGGCGTACGAGACGCTCGCGCACTACGACATCCCCATCGTCGCGGTCGACCACCACCACCCGGACCCCGAGGCCGTCGAACCGCTCCTCTCGGCCCACGTCAACCCGTACACCTACGGCGAGGACTACCGCATCACGACCGGCATGATGTGCGTCGAACTCGCCCGGATGATCTACCCCGACATGACCGAGGAGATCCGCCACGTGCCCGCCGTCGCGGGCCTCGCGGACCGCTCGAAGGCCGAGGTCATGGAGGACTACCTCGACCTCGCCGCCGAGGAGGGCTACGACGAGGACGACCTGCGCGACATCAGCGAGGCGCTGGACTACGTCGCCCACTGGCTGCGCTACGACTCCGGCCGCCACCTCATCGACGACGTGCTCAACGTCGCCTGTGACGACCGCGACCGCCACGAGGAACTGGTCGACTTCCTCGCCGGGCGCGCCCGCGACGAGGTCGAGGACCAGCTCGACGCGGCGATGCCCCACCTCGAGCACGAGAACCTCGACAACGGCGCACACCTCTACCGCATCGACGTGGAGAACTACGCCCACCGCTTCACCTACCCCGCACCGGGGAAGACGACGGGCGAGATCCACGACCGCAAGGTCCAGGAGACGGGCGACCCCGTCATCACCATCGGGTACGGGCCGGACTTCGCCGTCCTGCGCTCCGACGGCGTCCGCCTCGACATCCCGCGGATGGTCACCGAACTCGACGAGGAGATCGTCGGCGGCGGCGTCTCCGGCGGAGGCCACCTCGTCGTCGGCTCCATCAAGTTCGTGAAGGGCCGGCGCGAGGAGGTCATCGACGCGCTGGTCGAGAAGATGGCCGAGGCCGACATCGACGAGGACGTCTCCTCCATGTCGGCGCTCTCGGACGACTGA
- a CDS encoding FAD synthase, which produces MTGNTTTVIAQGTFDILHPGHVHYLSEAAAMGDELHVIIARRENVTHKAKPILPDRQRRDMVDAFEMVTEAHLGDTEDIFVPIERIDPDYIVLGHDQHHDEAAIADALATRGIDCEVRRASAREKRYDDELLSTGRIIDRILEQRT; this is translated from the coding sequence ATGACAGGGAACACCACGACCGTCATCGCACAGGGCACCTTCGACATCCTGCATCCCGGCCACGTCCACTACCTCTCCGAGGCGGCGGCGATGGGGGACGAACTCCACGTCATCATCGCCCGCCGCGAGAACGTGACCCACAAGGCGAAACCCATCCTCCCCGACCGCCAGCGCCGCGACATGGTCGACGCGTTCGAGATGGTGACGGAGGCGCACCTCGGCGACACCGAGGACATCTTCGTCCCCATCGAGCGCATCGACCCCGACTACATCGTCCTCGGCCACGACCAGCACCACGACGAGGCCGCCATCGCCGACGCCCTGGCGACCCGCGGCATCGACTGCGAGGTGCGGCGGGCCTCTGCCCGCGAGAAGCGCTACGACGACGAACTGCTCTCGACGGGGCGTATCATCGACCGGATTCTCGAACAGCGCACCTGA
- a CDS encoding fluoride efflux transporter FluC has translation MTDDHPLATVETLALVALGGFAGANARFVVDQGLSGLPTGLVGTLVANVCGCVLLGFVLYEEVHVGVFSRQLRVAIGTGFLSSFTTYSTFAVQTATSAPLLALANVGANYALGFAGVVIGRWLALSFAAEVDA, from the coding sequence ATGACCGACGACCACCCACTCGCGACCGTCGAGACGCTCGCGCTCGTCGCGCTGGGTGGTTTCGCCGGGGCGAACGCCCGGTTCGTCGTCGACCAGGGCCTGTCTGGCCTCCCGACGGGACTGGTCGGCACCCTCGTTGCCAACGTCTGTGGCTGCGTCCTGCTGGGGTTCGTCCTCTACGAGGAGGTCCACGTCGGCGTCTTCTCCCGCCAGCTCCGGGTCGCAATCGGCACCGGCTTCCTCTCCTCGTTCACCACCTACAGCACCTTCGCGGTCCAGACCGCGACGAGTGCGCCCCTGCTCGCCCTCGCCAACGTCGGTGCGAACTACGCACTGGGCTTCGCCGGGGTCGTGATCGGCCGCTGGCTCGCCCTTTCGTTCGCCGCGGAGGTGGATGCCTGA